ATCTGCTGAGCTGTGATTCTTCCTGGACTGTTTTGGTCAGATCAGAGTAGTTTTGGTTCTGTGGTTTGTGGTGTTGTTAAGCTAATGTTAATCTTTAGCTTTACTTGTGGTGACCACAGCATTGTGTTGGTCAAGACCCTCCAGCTTTTTTTGAAAAACGTTATCACAAATGTGTAGCTGACGTAACTACATTCTGGCTTCCACATCTTTCTCATAACTTCTGAGTCATAAGTTTGAACAGAAATAAGTAGTTATTTTAATTGCAACACTAAACCTAAACCTACTTAGTTATTTTCTTTAACtgataacattaataataaggCTGCGTTCCACTCAGGTGTACTAATACAAAGGCTCTATCAGCTTTTTCTCCGTAGCATAACTGCTTGACTTGTCACAGAAGAAATATGGCACCATTGCATTCAAGTCCCCAAGTCCACTGAGTTCCCCCACGTTTATGGTGTGTCAGCTATTCTCAGATTAAATCCCGATGGTCCAGCAGACCTTTACTGTATGCCATCCCACCATCTCCACCATTGCTGTTAAATGCAAATGGTCCCTATAAACCACAGACATTTCACTGGGTCCAACATCCTGTGGAAACTGAGGCACAGAGAAGGCACAAGATGAAGCTTAATGTGCTGCTGATCCAATTGAAGATGTGATGTGTGAAAACTGCCATAACAGGAGCAGTCACTAGTGGACCATTATGATAACACAACCACAGCACTGTAACAGTTTTACAGGTGACATTACTGGAGATAAGTGACCCCACCCTCTCcaaaagacaacagacaagATGTTTTATGTGACAAAAGTTGTAACTGATAGaatttatttacagaaatacaAGTGGATTTCATGGACTTCAAGGCACAGTTATAAGCATCGCTAACCTGCTTTGAGGTTgccaaaaaaacagacaacataAAGCTGCTTTACATAAACTAGCTTCAGTTAAAgagtaaaatgaataaaaataaactgtacacAAAAATATAGATTCAGTCTTTGCCCACATTCTTTAGTCGGcgttctcctttttcttctttttctttttcttctcagacACAGGTGTTTCTGGAGTCTCTTCGACTGGCTCTGCGTCCACAGTTTCAGTCTTtcgtttctttttcttcttggcTGGAGTATCCGTTTCCTCCGCTCCATTATCTGCGGCGTCCGCTTCCTCCGCCTCCGCCTttcgtttcttcttctttttggcTGGAGTGTCCTCTGCTCCGTTCTCTACAGCCGCGGTTTCCTCTGCTTGGACCTCCATCTCCTcggctgcttgtttctttttcttcttcttgactACGGGGGTGTCTGCTTCTCCGTTCTCCACCTGCAGGAAAGCAAGAGAAAGTACTGTTAAGAAAATGCAGGTCGCCATCTTCATTTTAAGATGCCAGTCTTAGATATTCCCAGAAATTAGCCTTTTTTTAAACGATTCAATGTCTGACTCACTTCAGTGATCAAGTCCATTGTTTAGGGCCAGCCAATGGTTCGGAGTCAGGCTACTATAGCATGTCGTACACTGAGACAGGACCACACGTGTGGGTCAAGTCTCAAATCAAAACATGCGTGGCCAGATACTTAAGTTCAGGCTTACCTCAGCTTCCCCGTTGGTTTCGCCGTTTGCTTCAAGTTCCTGCAGCTTCTTTTCACGCTTCTTGcgtttcttttccttcttctctagTTTCCGCTTCATTTCAGCTGCAACATCAGTAGCCTTAGACaagaggggagggaaaaaaacaatgttaacTATGATCAGCCGAACCATCATGtttttctaaagaaaaaaataaagctgcaTCAGGCTCATTAAATCAGTTTTTACCCTCACAGTCACGTCAGGGAAAGACTTGTCATCATTCACAGCAGCGACAGACTCTGAATCCATCACAAGcgcattagaaaaaaaacactgcgaCTAATTCACTTGAGCCGTGTCCCGTTGTCCGAGCTCACCTCTTTCACAGCCTCTTTCATGACGTCCACATTTTTCCGCGGCACCTCGCCTGTCTCATAGAAAGACAAACGCTCTTCCACCTGTTCGCGCAGCTTGTCACCGAACACACTTGTGGGCAACTCTGTAATAAAcgttaacaaaataaaaatccatcACAACACTAGCAGAAAATTAAAGCGAGCCCATCAGCGTGCTAACAAACGTGGCTTTGCTCAGGAAATAGCTTCTCAACATCAACCCGAGGGATGAATGCTGTTGACGAAAAATATGAGCATCACTGCAATTATGCCACGTGAAATGAAGCTGAAACCATCTTGTGACTCACCAGAGAAACAATCGATACGCGAGGCAATGGTGCATTTGTTCGCCAGGTATCTGGATATGCGGCCTTTGTTCTTGGCGGCGGCGCGTCCGATGAAAGTCGAGTGGAAGATGAGGCCGTATTTGGGGGTGTTGCCACGAGTCTTTAGGGCTCTGTGTGAAAATACATCTGCTTTCACATTCAGGatgaacagtaaaaacaaacactaaaatgTTAGTAGTTGCAACACGGAAGTAAACCTGATAAAGGGAATGAGTGTATCTGTCACACTCATTTTAAAGTGCTACAAGCACTATGTTGATGTACACACAACATAGCCAGGCAATTCTGCACCTGCAGTCCCTGGATCCATGTGTGATAAGTGGCACAACAATGACTTAACAGCTCCCTCTTGTGGAGAAGCAACTGAACATGAGCAAATGTGCTGTAAGAAGCTTTTCCAATGTGCTACCTCAGTGCTGTGAGTGGCTGCTCAGACTGTGGGGGTGCATTAGGGGGAGAGGGATCACTCCAGAGGAGACTTTAGAGTTCTGTCTTCTCCGGTCACCCTGCTCTACTCCAGCCCAGCCCTGCCATCACCGCAACCACTTGTTTCCCCAGCAGGGAGGGGGTGCCCCAGTACCTGAACAGGGCCTTCTCTGCTCCCAGGATCTGGACGGTGGAGGCCGGGTACTTGGCCAGGTTGGTCAGACTGCCGGCGTGGGAGATCAGACGAGCTCCCACCTAGAAAAGAAAACAGCGTCCGTCTCAGTGACATCCAGCACAGCTATGACAACAGAATTGATTTTGATGGAAAAGGCTACACTTTCATTTGAGGACCATCAGCACCGGATATGGGTTTCATCACACCGCTTCAGTGGATTGACAGATTTTGGTATACCATCATTGGTCCTAGATCGTTGTCACTGGATTAAAACTTAAACTCACCACTTCTCCAATTAAGGCTGCCAGGTTTGGAGCCACTTGGCTCATCTTAGAGCGCAGGTATTCCTGCAGCTCCAGCCGATAAGCAGCCAGAGACACCACACGATTGGAGAACCTCTCTATGTTGATCAAGTCAATGGGAGAGATGTCCATACCTGAAGAACAATCAGGAGAGGGTGTTGAACAGAGGGACACTACAACCACTACTCACACCTTTACTTTGTGCAGTGGACGTTGCTTCAGCTGTCACTGgtcatttgaaatgaaatgtgtggtTGTTTCTCCCGACAGGATCCGCAGTGAGGATTTGTTCCATTCACTACAGGTTTATGAGAGAGCTATTCTGCCCCCCTGTGTTAGGCACCAAGGACAAATATTGGTCCAGGGTGGGCAAAAAAGGGGCACGGTGTGGAGTCTTAAAAATGTGAGTCAGATTAACATTGCAGACccttaaaaaggaaaaatattgcTTGCTAACCCATGGAGGAGCGTGATGCCTCCAGGATGGCCTGAGCCTTGGCGCCGtccatcaccacctcctccaggcTCTCCAGACTCTCCTCCGACAACTCCTTCCTGTTTCCGATGAGCTGAGCCAGGCGGCAGTACATCGAGTTGTCTGACACGATCTTGAACAGCTCGGGGAAGTGGTAACCGTACCATTCACTGAAGAAACAAGGCAGAGACcgttagaaaaagaaaacactttggGAATCCACTGTGTAATAGGGGCAGCACAAGCTGCAAACATATCACAACATCAAATGTACAGCACATTTGATCAGTGACTGCACATGGGGATCAATGGCAGTGGGTGTCTCGCCCAACCGTATTGCTCCACCAGACAACAGCTGGCAGAGCAGATGTGTTAGGAGAGGTTCATGTCCCTCCTGTTTCTATACAGCCAGCACTAGAGGGTGTACTGTCTGTGGTAAGCATTAGGAGGATTCTCTGAAATGAATACTTCACCGATATGTTAAACTATTAACACCCACGGAGTTTCAGTGTTACTGCTGTGGTCACTCAGAATTAGGACATTTTCATGcaatacaggaagtgacagactAGCGCATCTTTATAGCATAAAAAACATCACCCGctcaaataattttttatttgtagtGGTGCGATGGACGAAAACCTACCGGACACGCATGGAGAAAGTATTGATATCTTTGTCCAACTGATCCAACAGAGCAATGGACTGGATGATCATGTTGTCCACCCTGTTGACATTGAACTTGACCTTAGCTCTGGAGTAGCTGTGGCCAAGGCCCAGCTGTGCCTTGGAGGCAGCCTGACCAGTCAGCCCCTTCACCAGAGAGTGGAAGTGCAGACGCACACCtgacaggacagacagcagaTACAAGGGTTTGCTGGTGTTAGGTAGAATGCAGGTGAACAGTACATGGCTGTTCCAGTGGCCACATACTGTACCCATGGCTGTTCAGATTTTCAGTATGAACCTTCATGTGTTTCAGGATCACAAGATCACATCACAACAGACCACGTTAATTCCTGTAAATTTTAGAAGTTTGCCTCAAACTTAGAAACACTCTTTCCTCGATTcgcaaaataaaatgtcaatcAGTTCCTCACCTCTGGTTATCTCAGCCACCACACCACCAGTCTGGATGGAAATGTTAAATTCTTCTTGTAAAGCCGCTCCTATTTTGGCATCTGAAACCCCCAACATGGCTTTCTTCTTCCCAGACCGGGGTAGGTTTGTATCGAGGAACAACTTCAGGTCAGCATGAACCACACCTGCAAGTGAAGGAGGAAGGATTTTTCATTTCAAGCTTTGATTCTTCAGCAAAGTCATTTTGAAAGTAGAACTAATGTGACCTATAATGCAATCAGGTCTGCTAACAATCAGTGTGCAGATCcacattttaaactcacagcACACTGGAGTAAATTATTTAAATCAGAGCTGGCTCAATTTAACTAccaccatttttttccccaactggCCTTGGGTAGCTTAAGAACTGAAATCAAAACTGTTCACAGTTGTCGGATCAACATAACACACTTAAATCAAGTGGCTTTCCTCAGATGTTCAGGTTTGACATTAAGCTGTCAGCACATTAACTCAGTGGATTGACAGATTATTAAACATCATTACAAATGAGGAAACATTAAATTCTGTCAGACGGTAGAAAAGGAGAACCCAGCTCACCTTCAGAAACGGCATTCATGTTCTCCAGGGCAGCCTGAGCCGACTTGAAGGGGAAGAAGGCAGCCAGGCTCACCATGCTGTTAAACTTTCCGAGGCTCAGCACGCTCTCCTCCACCTGAATCACATAACCATTCAGTTATATCTGATCCACTCGGAAAAAACAGATTCAACCAAAACACGGAATCGAGGGCAGAGAGGACCCACCTGAGGCAGCAGCATGCCGATCTCTTCCACCTCTTTGACGGCGAACAGAGCGTAGCCCGCCGCATGCTCGAACAACACGTGCAACAACACCTGCCAAAGGTAAATACGTCGCATTAATGAACCAGATAGACAACTACAGATGATAAGTGACGTCTATTAGCAGAACAACCAACCTATACCGTCTGTGAACACTTTATGTAGAACGTTAAGTGTGTTTACCGGTCTCCACGTGGTAACCGTTGAAGCATAACTATCGTCACTAACGTCACTTTAATAAAGCATGTAACACTGCATTTAAACGCAGCAATAACTCTTAAACGTTTGTTCTGGTTTCACTTTAGTAAAGTAATATGATACAATATTTTTTACACGCAGCCACGTCGTCGTCATGAGGGAACCCACGTGCTGACCTGGGCCCGTACGTTAAGTGCATTGAAGCTAACTTAGGCTAGCAGcccagctaacgttagctcaggAACACCATCGCAAAGTCATGTGCGACGGTTAAAAATTCAAATCACTGGGTTTTATCTGCGGGAATGCGACTGACAAAGCTGATCGTGTTACATCTGAGCAGTGGCAGCCAAAGCAGCTTAAATTAAAGACGCATATTCTAGGCGATGTTAGCCACATGGGTGGCTAACTGCTGCACTCATGCTGAGAGGCCTTCAACTTGTCAGCCGTTAACACATGAAAATAGCAATTTCTGTTATTGAACCGTCGGCAAACACAACGAACTTTCAGTAGTATCATACAGTGAAACAGTCTCTAACTAATTCGCACACTCAGCACCTCTTCTCTTACCATGATTAGTAAATCTCTGCAGCAGCACGCAACGCGTGTCTGCTTCGCTCCCTCTCCTCAGTTAAAAAGGCGACGATCACGTTTCAGCAAAGCGCAGTATGACCCAAACACCGCGATACCAGCGTAACTTCGCGAGACCCGACCGAGAAGCCTCCACCATAGACTGTATGGCCTCCACCTGCTGAGTAAAACTTCTTCTTTGAGGTTTTTGGCGGCAGCTGGCATCCATGGAGTTGCGTTACAGCCATCTATTGGATTAGTCCCACTTTCTGCGTCCCTGTCAACATGTCTGTCTTCTACATATTTCCTGCAAGTAGTGAGCACGTGTTctactgtttctgtttggtgACAAATATCACACAGACCAGATGGATGTTTTCCTGTGACATGGAGAACGCTGTTCAGGTTACTGTGGCCTATTCTTAGCCTTGCCATTACGaccttctctcttctgttgctTCCCCTACATTTTACTATACCAGTTTTACAGTGAATTGAATATAGATGTCtacattttcttctgttgaTTCCAGTGCTGTTTGTACTCTTGACTGATTTCATTCCATACAATTCCCTTACCCTCTGACTTAGATAGATATTAGTATCTATCTTCTTTTTTAATAGCTTGCTTTGACAGCCTGTCCACATTCTCATTGCCTTACAAGCCTAATGAGCCAGAACCCACATGAATGCCACTTCAAAACCTTGCCTGCATGTGTTAGCTTATACTAAGTCCTGCATATCCTccagaaacacagtgacatcTCTCCTGTCTCAACCTGAATCACGCACACTGGAAAAGATCTTTCAGATCTTTTCTAATACATATTCTAAGAGCCTGGGCCTGGGTAATATCTAATCCTGCAAGTACTGTTTCTTGATGCACTGATTCTTTTACACTACCATCCTAGATCTAAACAGAGCTATGTATATATATCTGCTCCCAACTCTACACCTTTACACCCATAACACTCCTTATGTGTCCCTTCCATGTTACCCTGGCATAAGATAACActcccaaaaataaaaaacaactaatGAATCAACTTGATCAAGGTTATTCCCATATAGTCCTTCATTTGATTTCCATTAGATGTAGCGTAATTAAGAACCTCTCCCTCCAAAGCATATAATATGCTTTTTCAACATCAAAAAATACTGCAACTTCTGTTACTTTGAGTGTTTCTTATATTGTTTTATAAACATATCACTAGATCCATAATTTTTTGTCCTTTCCAAAATCCACTTTGGCATTCAgtcatatttcttttctttaaataataCATATGCCTTTCATTTACCATCTCCTCCATGAACTTGCCTATAGTTTGCTGGGTTACTTGGATCTTTACCTGGTTTCCTTATGGGAACAGTCAATGCCTCCTGCCAGCTTGTTGATAATCTTTCTCTCATACCttattatatattttcagtGCCCTGTCGAGTCCTTCTGGATTCAAATGTTTCAGCATTATGTAACACAGCCCATCTTTCCCTGGTGCCCTGATTCCAGATTTAGCCAGCACTTTTGTTAACACTCCCTTAGTGCATGGTACACTCAGTTCATGCTCAGT
This region of Toxotes jaculatrix isolate fToxJac2 chromosome 3, fToxJac2.pri, whole genome shotgun sequence genomic DNA includes:
- the nop56 gene encoding nucleolar protein 56: MVLLHVLFEHAAGYALFAVKEVEEIGMLLPQVEESVLSLGKFNSMVSLAAFFPFKSAQAALENMNAVSEGVVHADLKLFLDTNLPRSGKKKAMLGVSDAKIGAALQEEFNISIQTGGVVAEITRGVRLHFHSLVKGLTGQAASKAQLGLGHSYSRAKVKFNVNRVDNMIIQSIALLDQLDKDINTFSMRVREWYGYHFPELFKIVSDNSMYCRLAQLIGNRKELSEESLESLEEVVMDGAKAQAILEASRSSMGMDISPIDLINIERFSNRVVSLAAYRLELQEYLRSKMSQVAPNLAALIGEVVGARLISHAGSLTNLAKYPASTVQILGAEKALFRALKTRGNTPKYGLIFHSTFIGRAAAKNKGRISRYLANKCTIASRIDCFSELPTSVFGDKLREQVEERLSFYETGEVPRKNVDVMKEAVKEATDVAAEMKRKLEKKEKKRKKREKKLQELEANGETNGEAEVENGEADTPVVKKKKKKQAAEEMEVQAEETAAVENGAEDTPAKKKKKRKAEAEEADAADNGAEETDTPAKKKKKRKTETVDAEPVEETPETPVSEKKKKKKKKENAD